GCAGCTCGCCGAGCGGTTCACCCAGCAGCAGCCCGAGCAGTTAGGGCGCTGACCGAACCGAATGCCCTCCCGCGCCGTGGTACGGTTGACACACAACGGCGCGGGGTGGAGCAGCTCGGTAGCTCGCTGGGCTCATAACCCAGAGGTCGCAGGTTCAAATCCTGTCCCCGCTACTGAAGTCGAGGGCCCGGATCCTGATCATGGATCCGGGCCCTCGACGTGTGCGCGCGACACGACGGGTGTACGCCGTGACCTGGTGACTCGCATGAAGTCCGACTTCCTGCGGGGGGAGTTGGCCGTTCTGTGTTTGACTTGTCTCTCTGTGGGCATGTCGACAAAACGCTGTAGTGACCTCAATGGCTGCGGTATACCGGGTGTACCCAGGTTGCAGGTGGTGCGACGATGGACGTTATGGGGGACAAAGTAACTCTGTTCGAGACAGGGCGAATTGTGCGGCCCGCCGGCGGGACCGAAAGCGGTGAGGTCGTCGCGGACCGGGACGATACGGGCGAAGCCACCGAGGAGGCGCGCCGTCGGCTCGCCGCCGACGCCGGCGACGTCGAGGCGATGAGCGTTCTCGGGGCCTTGCTGCTGCGCCGTGGCGATCTCGACGGAGCCGAGCCCCAGTTGCGCGCCGCCACAGCCGCGGGTGACCGGGCCGCCGCCAACAACCTGGGTGTTCTTCTGCACCAGCGGGGATACGCCGAGGAAGCCGCCGGCTGGTGGCGGATCGCCGCCGTCGCCGGGTCCGCCGCGGCCGCGCACGCCCTCGGGCGGCATCACCGCGAGCGCGGCGACGAGCCCGCCGCCGAATATTGGCTGCGCCAGTCCGCCGAACAGGGTCACACCCTCGGCGCGTACGCGCTCGCCGATCTGCTGGAGCACCGCGGCGACGACGGCGCCGAGCAGTGGATGCGCGCCGCCGCCGAGCGCGGGCACCGCGAGGCCGCCTACCGGCTGGCGCGGACACTCGACCGCAAGGCCCTGCACGAGCAGGAGACCGGTACGGACAACGGTGTCAAGCCGTCCGCGCTCGACGAGGTCGAGCAGTGGTACCGGCAGGCCGCGGCGCGCGGGCACCGGCGGGCCGCGCTGCACCTCGGGGCGATCCTGGAGAAGCGGGGCGACCTCAAGGAGGCCGGGCGCTGGTATCTGACGAGCGCCAAGGACGGGGAGGCACGGGCCGCCTGCGCCCTCGGCTTCCTGCTGCGGGACGCGGGGGATACGGAGAGCGCCGCCGTCTGGTGGCTTCGGGCCGCGCAGGAGGGGGACGGCAACGCGGCGAACGCGCTGGGCGCGCTGCACGCCGAGCGCGGCGAGACGCAGACCGCCGAGCGGTGGTACCGGGCGGCGATGGACGCCGGCGATGTCAACGGCGCTTACAACCTCGGGCTGCTCTGCGCCGAGCAGGGCCGCACCGCGCAGGCCGAGCAGTGGTACCGGCGGGCGGCGTACGCGGGGCACCGTGAGGCGGCGAACGCCCTCGCCATCCTGCTGCTCCAGGGCGGGGACGCGACGGGTGCCGAACCGTGGTTCTCCAAAGCCGCCGAGGCGGGGAGCGTGGACGCAGCGTTCAACCTCGGGATCCTGTTCGCCGGGCGGGGCGACGACGAGGCGGCACTGGTCTGGTACGAGCGGGCGGCGGCCGCCGGGCACACAGAGGCGGCGCTCCAGGTCGGGATCTCGCGGCTGCGGGACGGTGACGAACGGACGGCCGAGCGGCATCTGCGGTGCGCGGCTGGTGGCGGCAGCGCGGAGGCCGCCTATCGGCTGGCCACCGTGCTGGACGCGCGCCGGCCGCCGGCGCCCGCGCATGAGCTGGGCGAGCCGTCGCACGAGAAGAGCGAGTGCGAGGAGTGGTACGAGCGGGCGGCCTCGCAGGGGCATCGGCGGGCGCAGGTGCGGGTCGGGATGCTGGCCGCCGCGCGGGGCGATGTCGTGGAGGCGGCGCGGTGGTATCGGGAGGCCGCGGAGGCCGGGTCGCGGAACGGTGCCTTCAATCTGGGACTGCTGCTGGCGCGCGAGGGGAGCGAGCCGGAGGCCGCGCTGTGGTGGACGCGGGCGGCCGACGCGGGGCACGGGCGGGCCGCACTCCGGCTGGCCCTGGTCTACGCGCGTCGGGGGGAGCTGGCGGAGGGGCAGCGGTGGGCGGACCGGGCGGTGTCGCTGGGGCCCGCGGAGGTGGCCGAGCGGGCGGCGCGGTTGCGGGATGCGTTGCGGGAGGAGCTGTCGGCGTGACGCGTGACGCTGCGCTGTGCTGGGGCCACGTTTCTGGCGGCTGCGCCCCCAGACCCCCGCTTTAGGCCTTGAGGCCTTGACGGCCTCGCCCTCAAGCTCCCCCAAGCTCTTCGAGCAGGGGACCCCGGACGGGCTGGTTGTGGCAGCCCGCCCGTAAGCGATTTGCCTCTGTCCGCATCCTTGACGTAATGTTGCGTTCACCGACGCGGGGTGGAGCAGCTCGGTAGCTCGCTGGGCTCATAACCCAGAGGTCGCAGGTTCAAATCCTGTCCCCGCTACTGAAGGTCCAGGGCCGGAATCCATGAGGATTCCGGCCCTGGTGCATTTACGGCTTGTGGCCCACCGCCTCCTCGTACAGGGCACGGTTCACCGTCCTCGACTCCGGGAGAGGGTCCCCGGTCGCCACCTTCTGGGCGCCGTACGCCGATTGGAGGCGTGACGTCGTACCGGCGCGGATCTCCCAGTCCATGCGGAGGGACGGTGTCGATTTCAGGATCGCCTCGTCCGTCTTCAAGAGCTTTGCCAGGTATGTGACGAAGCTCGCATCCTTCTTGTAGTCCGCCGCGAAATACGTGTTCACCGTGCGGATGTACCACCGAGCGGCTGTCCGCCCAGGAACGCGTACCCCGGCTGCCCGTCGACCCTTCGCCACACGGGGTCCAGCAGCCATGCCGAGTCCACGCCGCCGTTCTGCAGTGCCGTGAGAACGTCCGCCGAGCCCAGTTGCTGGTACTGGATCCTGTCGAGGCCGCCGCCGTGCTGCGCCAGCGCCTGCTGCATCAGGTACGCGATCACCGAGCCCTTGCCGATCATCGTGCCCATCCTGCGGCCCGCCATCCGGACCTGTGCCGCCGTCTCGCCGTTTTCCAGCCGCACCCACAGACCGCTCTTCGACTTCGGGTCCGGGGAGAAGTTGCCCGCCACCCACTTGATGTCGAAACCGCCCTTGATGCCGTTCGTGACGGCCGCCTCAGGGGCCGCCCACAGCGCGTCGATGTCTCCCTTCGCCAGCAACGGCAGTGCGTCCGGCGTCGGCAGCACCTTCAGTGTGACGTCCAGGCCCTCTTTCTTGAACTCGCCCTTGTCCAGGGCGGCTTGCAGCGGTGCCACGTACTCGGCGCTCAGCGTTCCCGTCGCGATCGTCACCTTGCCGGACCGACGGCAGCGACGCCGGCAGCAGCACATGCCGGAACATCTGCCACGGGGAGGCCCCGAAGACCCGGCCCGCGTCGCGGTGACCGGAGGGGATCGCCAGCACCGCCGACATCGTCGAGATCCATACGAAGAAGAAGACCGTCGCCGCCACCAGGGCCACCTGCGGGCCCTCGCCGAGCCCGAACATATTGAGGAAGATCGGCAGCAGGGCCAGCTTCGGCACCACGTACAGGGCGTCCAGCAGCGGTTCCAGGGCCGCCCGTACCAGTGACAGCGAACCCATCAGCAGGCCCAGGGCGTAGCCCGCCGCCGTGCCCGCCGCGTAGCCCGCCAGGACGCGCTTCAGGGTGGCCCACACGTCCGGCCACAGGTCCCCGGCCGTGGCGCGGTCCCAGCCGTCGGCAAGGATCGTGGAGGGGGCCGGGTAGACGCGGTCGTCGATCCAGCCCTGGGCGGCGGCCAGCTGCCACAGCAGGACGAGCAGTAGGGGGACGGTGACCGCGAGGGAGAGTTCGAGGGCGCGTCGGCGGCGGTAGGTGCGTACGGGGTCGAGTTCCCGCGGGCCCGGGCGGCGGACCACGACCGACTCGCCCGTCTCGGGTGCGACCGTGGTCATGCCGGCACCGCCTCCCTCCGCAGCAGGTCCCACAGCTCGCTCTTCAGGGCCGTGAACTCGGGCGCCGAGCGGACCTCGCCCGTGCGCGGGCGCGGGAACGGCGGGCGGTGTTCCGCGATGATCCGGCCCGGGCGGGCCGAGATCACCAGGACGCGGTCACCGAGACGAGCGCCTCCTCCAGGCCCACCAGATTCGTGGCAAGCTGTGACGTACACGCCCGGCGCCCAGGCGACGTCGGGCACCCTCCTCGGTGAAGTCGTGAGGCCTCGCCGGCCAGCGTCCGGAGGGACGCGCCACGCGGGCCGACGGCTTCTGCCGCTTAGCACCAGGGCGCGAAGGCGATTGGCTCGCACCTGAGCAACGCTCGGTATCACTGGGCCAATTCAGAGACGCTGTGCGTGATGAAGAGGGTTGTGCGGGCCGGTCATTCAGCGGCCCGCACGCCTACCTCGCGGCGCGGGACACGCTGCACGTCCAGGCCGAAGCGGACGTTGGCCTGGACGGTCTTCCAGTCGTAGATGCCATAGTCCTGGAAGATCATGGCGGTGCGCGCCACGCGGCGGAGCCGCACATCGGGGTGCGGCGTCGTACGGATCTCCAGCGTGCCGGTGCTGGGGCGCAGCAGGCCCGCCGCGATGCGCAGGAGCGTGGACTTGCCGCAGCCCGAGGGACCGACGATGCAGACGAACTCGCCGGGTGCGACGGTCAGGTCGAGGGGGCCGAGGGCCTCGACCGTGTGGGGGGTTCGGCCGAAGGTGCGGGTCAGGTGATGGGCGGTGAGTTTCGGATACGGCGGATACGGCGGATACGGCTCTCCCACGGGGTCTCCTCGCGGAGTGCGGAACGGACTGGTGGGTGCCGTTGACCATATGGCGGCCCGTCAGATTCGGGAAGTCCGTAGGCAGCGCGAAGCCCCGGCGCCGTCTCGGCACCGGGGCTTCGGGAAGGGTGTCTGCTAGGCGCCCGCGCAGCTCGGGCACAGGCCGCGGTACGTCACCTCGACGTCCGAGACCATGAAGCCGAACCGCTCCGAGTCGGGGAGGTCGGCCAGCGGGTTGCCCGTCGGGTGGACGTCGCGGATCGATCCGCAGCGGGCGCACACCAGGTGGTGGTGCGGCCGGTGCGCGTTCGGGTCGTACCGCTTGGCGCGCTTGTCGGTGGAGACCTCGAGCACCTCGCCGAGGGAGACCAGCTCCCCCAGGGTGTTGTAGACGGTCGCCCGGGAGATCTCGGGCAGCTTGGCGACGGCCCGCGCATGGACCTCGTCGGCCGTCAGATGGACGTGCTCGCCGTCCAGGACCTCGGCCACGACGCGCCGCTGCGCGGTCATCCGCCATCCGCGTCCGCGCAGCCGTTCCAACAGGTCACTCATGCAGTCCAGCCTAACAGCTAAGGGGACCAGGTCCCGAACCTGTGTGAGATTGGATCCTTATTTGACTTAGACCTTGTCCATTGTAGGATCGAGACCGGCTTTGGCCAAGTAACTGCAATAGACAGAAGTGACGCAGGAGGCACACGTGGCGCAGGGACCGCTTACGACGGAGGCCGGAGCCCCGGTGGCCGACAACCAGAACAGCGAGACCGCGGGCGTCGGCGGCCCGGTGCTCGTCCAGGACCAGCTCCTTCTGGAGAAGCTCGCCCACTTCAACCGCGAGCGCATCCCGGAGCGTGTCGTGCACGCCCGTGGTGCGGGCGCCTACGGCACCTTCACGGTCACCGCCGATGTCACCCGGTACACGCGTGCCGGGTTCCTCTCCGAGGTCGGCAAGCAGACCGAGACCTTCCTGCGTTTCTCGACCGTCGCCGGCAACCTCGGTGCCGCGGACGCCGTGCGTGACCCCCGCGGGTTCGCGCTGAAGTTCTACACCGAAGAGGGCAATTACGACCTCGTCGGCAACAACACCCCGGTGTTCTTCATCAAGGACGCCATCAAGTTCCCCGACTTCATCCACACCCAGAAGCGCGACCCGTACACGGGCTCGCAGGAGGCGGACAACGTCTGGGACTTCTGGGGCCTTTCGCCCGAGTCCACCCACCAGGTGACCTGGCTGTTCGGCGACCGCGGCATCCCCGCCTCGTACCGCCACATGAACGGCTACGGCTCGCACACCTACCAGTGGAACAACGAGGCCGGCGAGGTCTTCTGGGTCAAGTACCACTTCAAGACCGACCAGGGCATCAAGAACCTCACCCAGGCCGAGGCCAACAAGCTCGCCGGTGAGGACCCCGACTCCCACCAGCGCGACCTGCGCGAGGCCATCGAGCGCGGCGAGTTCCCGACCTGGACCGTGCAGGTGCAGATCATGCCGGCGGCCGAGGCGGCGACGTACCGCTTCAACCCGTTCGACCTCACCAAGGTCTGGCCGCACGAGGACTACCCGCCGATCGAGATCGGCAAGCTGGAGCTCAACCGCAACCCGGAGAACATCTTCGCTGAGGTCGAGCAGTCGATCTTCAGCCCCGCGCACTTCGTACCGGGCATCGGTCCCTCCCCGGACAAGATGCTCCAGGGCCGTCTCTTCGCGTACGGCGACGCACACCGCTACCGCGTCGGCATCAACGCCGACCACCTGCCGGTGAACCGTCCGCACGCCACCGAGGCGCGCACCAACTCGCGTGACGGCTTCCTCTACGACGGCCGCCACAAGGGCGCGAAGAACTACGAGCCGAACAGCTTCGGCGGTCCGTTCCAGACGGACCGGCCGCTGTGGCAGTCGACCTCGAACTTCACCGCCGGTACCGGCAACCACGAGACCCCGGTGCACGCCGAGGACGACGACTTCGTGCAGGCGGGCAACCTCTACCGCCTGATGTCGGAGGGTGAGAAGGACCGTCTGATCGAGAACCTCGCGGGCTTCATCGCCAAGGTCTCCCGTGACGACATCGCCGAGCGCGCGATCAACAACTTCCGTCAGGCCGACGGAGACTTCGGCAAGCGCCTGGAGGCCGCGGTCCAGGCTCTGCGCGGCTGACCCGGGTTGGACCGCTTGTCGTAGGGGGCGGGCCGGTATCCCTCCGGGGATCCCGGCCCGTTCGCTTGCCCGCGGCCGGCGGGCGCCGGCCGGCGGGTGGCTGGGGCCTGGGGGCGGCTAGTGACTCCCTGCCGGGACGCGTCGTCGGGCCGGTGCCCAGCAGCGGATGATGTCGCGGACCGAGACGACGCCGACCGGCTCGTCGCGTTCCAGGACGATCAGATGCCGGAACCCGCCGTGGGTCATGGCGCGCGCGGCCTCTTCCAGGGTCCAGGACGGCACGGCGAACACGACGTCCGTGGTGGTGTGGGCGTGGGCCCGTTCGGTGTCCGGGCACTGGCCCAGGCCGACGGAGTTGAGGATGTCGCGCTCGGTGAGGATGCCGAGGCCGCCGGCGTCCGGGTCGAGGACGACGGCCGCGCCGACCCGGCGGGCGGACATCAGGGCTGCTGCCTGACGGAGGGTGTGTGCGGGGCCGATGGTGAGGACCACCGTGCTCATGGCGTCACGGACGAGCATGGGGCGGAGCCACCTCCTAGGAACGCACGGCGCAGGGCTCCGGGGCCGTGCGTTCATGCCCGCCGGAGAAGCCTGTGCGATGCTTCACAAATTCACAAGTGGGGGGACTCTCAGAGTCGCAGGCAAAGAGCGAGTCAACAAGAGGGCGCACGCAGTGAGTTCAGGGGCGCTCGCGAGGCATGGGCGTACCCCTGGTGACTAGTACCGGTCGTTCAGGTAGTCGAGCAGGGTGTCGTGGAGGAGTCCGTTCGAGGCGGCCGCGTTCCCGCTGTGCGGACCCGGGCGACCGTCGAGACCCGTGAAGGAGCCTCCGGCCTCGGTCACGATGATGGCGTTCGCCGCCATGTCCCACAGCGACAGCTCGGGCTCGGCGCAGAGGTCGACCGACCCCTCGGCGACCATCATGTAGGGCCAGAAGTCGCCGTAGCCGCGGGTGCGCCACACCGCGCGCGTCAGATCGAGGAAGCCGCCGAGCCGGCCCTGCTCCTCCCAGCCGGAGAGGGAGGAGTACGCGAAGGACGCGTCGGACAGCGTCGACACGCGCGAGACATGCAGCCGGGACGCCGAGGACAGGCTGCGGCCGGTGAACGCGCCGTGGCCCTTCGCGGCCCACCAACGGCGGCCCAGCGCGGGAGCGGAGACGACGCCGACGACGGGCTGGTAGCCCCCCTCGCCCGCCTCCATGAGGGAGATCAGGGTCGCCCATACCGGTACGCCGCGTACGTAGTTCTTGGTGCCGTCGATCGGGTCGACGACCCAGCGGCGCGGCCCCGTGCCCTCGATGCCGTACTCCTCGCCGAGGATCGCGTCGCGCGGCCGGGCGCGCTGCAGCTGGCCGCGGATCAGCTCCTCGGCGGCCTTGTCGGCCTCGCTCACCGGCGTCATGTCCGGTTTGGTCTCGACCTTGAGATCGAGGGCCTTGAACCGGTCCATGGTCGCGGCGTCGGCGGCGTCCGCGAGTACATGGGCGAGACGCAGGTCATCGAGATAGTCGGGCATGACCGAACGGTATCTGCCCCTTCCGGGAAACGGCCACACGACTCAGGGGATCTTTGCGGGGCACGCGCCCCGCCCCGCGCCGCCGCGCGCTCCCCTGCAGCACCCAGGCGCTGTTGCGTGATCACGGCATGCGATGACCCGTATACGCCCCCGGGCGCCGCCGCGAACCCTTGACAGTGCATGTGTGCGCGTCAAATCTGTGCGTCAGAGCAGCCGGCCCCGAGGGAGGCAATGATGCCTGCAGCGCGGGAATCCCTACTGGACGCCGCTTGTACGGCGCTCGCGCGCCGACCGTGGTCCGCCGTGCGCATGGTGGACGTGGCCGCCGCGGCCGGTGTTTCCCGCCAGACGCTGTACAACGAGTTCGGCAGCAAGGAGGGGCTCGCCCGGGCCCTGGTGCGCCGGGAGGCCGACAACTACCTCGCCGGTGTCGAGCGGGCCCTCGCCACCCACACGGACGCCCGCGAGCGGCTGGCCGCGACCGCCGAGTGGACCGCGGCGGCCGCCCGTGGCAACGCCCTCGTCCGCGCCATGCTCACCGGCTGCTGGAGCGAGCGGCTGCCCACGCCGACGCTCTCGGCGGTGCCGTCCGGCTCCGCCGTGCCTGCGCAGAGGCGGGCCGACGGGCCGTTGCCGTCGCCCGCCGACTTCGTGGCACTGGTGCGTGATCGGGCCGTCGCGGCGGTGGTCGTGCCCGGTATGGGCAAGGGGGATGCGGCGGAGTTGACTCGTTCTTGTGAGCTGGTGGTTCGGCTCGCCCTTTCGTGCGTGGCGGCTCCGCCGGGGGAGGGTGGGGTTGAGGGGCTGGTGCGATTTGCTCTGCCGCGGCAGCTTCGATGAGAGGCGTGCCTGGGTGAGAGAGGTGCGCCTATTTGGGGTGCCAGGGGTTGTGGGTGCGCGGGTGCGGGTTGATTGTGGTGGGTCGCGCAGTTCCCCGCGCCCCTAAAGGGGCTTGCCCCTAGCGGGGCTCGCCCCTCAGTGGGCCGAGCCCGAAAGTTGGAGGCCGATCACGCCTGCGATCACCAGGCTGATCGAGACGATCTTCAACGTCGACACCAGGTCGCCCAGGAACACCATGCCGTAGATCGCCGTCCCGGCCGCGCCGATGCCGGTCCACACCGCGTAGGCCGGGCCCACGTCCAGCTTCCTCAAAGACAGCGTGAGAAGGCCGAAGCTGCCGAGGGCGAAGATGCAGAAGGCGACCGTCGGCCAGAGGCGGGTGAAACCGTGCGAGAGCTTGAGGCAGACGGCAAAACCGGTCTCGAGAAGCCCGGCCACGATGACCAGCAGCCACGCCATGTCTCGTCCTCCCGCGTCCCCACGTCGACTGCTCCGTCTGGATCGGATCCGGCCCGGTGCGAGTAAGCATTTACCGGCCCGCCACAGACCCAAACAACGCGGAGGTCAGTCCCCTTCCTTCCGCTCCCGCGTGGACAGCAGTCTGCGCAGGGAGTACAGCCGTGCCGGATCCGCGTGTCCCTCGGACACCCAGTCGTCCAGGGCACAGTCCGGTTCGTCGTGGCTGCACGCCCGCGGACAGCCCTCGGTGCCGGGCTCCAGGTCCGGGAAGGCATGGATCACGCGGGACGGGTCGATGTGCGCCAGGCCGAAGGACCGTACGCCCGGTGTGTCGATCACCCAGTCGCCGGTCCGGCGCAGCGGCAGGGCGAGCGCCGAGGTCGTGGTGTGCCGGCCGCGGCCGGTCACCGCGTTCACCTGGCCCGTCGTACGCCGCCGGTCCTCCGGCACCAGGGCGTTGACCAGCGTCGTCTTGCCTACGCCGGAGTGCCCGACGAACGCCGTGATCTTGCCCTCCAGGTGCTCGCGCACCCGGTCCGCCGCGTTCCCGTTCTCCAGCTCCTCGCGGCTGGTGACGACGTACGGGATGTCCAGGTCCCCGTACAGCTCCAGGAGTTTGTCCGGCGGGGCCAGGTCCGACTTGGTCATCACGAGGAGGGGTTCCAGGCCGCCGTCGTACGCCGCCACCAGGCAGCGGTCGATCAGGCGCGGGCGGGGTTCCGGGTCGGCCAGGGCCGTGACGATGGCGAGCTGGTCGGCGTTGGCGACGACCACGCGCTCGAAGGGATCGTCGTCGTCGGCGGTGCGACGCAGCAGGGAGGAGCGCTCCTCGATGCGGACGATGCGGGCGAGGGTGTCCTTGGTGCCGGACAGATCGCCGACGAGGGCGACGCGGTCGCCGACCACGGCCGCCTTGCGGCCCAGTTCCCGGGCCTTCATCGCCATGACCGTCCGGTCGTCGACGAGGCACGTCAGCCGGCCGCGGTCGACGGTGAGCACCATGCCCTCGGCCGCGTCCTCGTGCTTGGGCCGGATGTTCGTCCGCGGCCGGTTGCCCTTGCGGTTCGGGCGGGTCCGGATGTCGTCCTCGTCGGTGTGCTTGCCGTAGCGGCGCATGATCTCAAGTCCGCCCGTCAGTTCCCCAGCATCCCGGTCCACAGGTCGGGGAAGTCCGGCAGCGTCTTGGCCGTCGTCGCCACGTTCTCGATCTGCACGCCGTCGACCGCGAGGCCGATGATCGCGCCGGCGGTGGCCATGCGGTGGTCGTCGTATGTGTGAAAGACCCCGCCGTGCAGGCGGCGTGGACGGATGTGCAGGCCGTCGGCGGTCTCGGTGACGTCACCGCCCAGCTCGTTGATCTCCTTGGTGAGCGCGGCCAGGCGGTCGGTCTCGTGCAGCCGCAGATGGGCCACGCCCCGCAGGGTCGAGGGGGAGTCGGCCAGGGCAGCGACCGCGGCGATACCGGGCGTCAGCTCGCCGACCTCGCCCAGGTCCACGTCGATGCCGTGGACGGCCCCCGAACCGGTGAACTCCAGGCCGCGCTCGGTGAGCTCGCAGGAACCGCCCATCTCGGTGAAGATCTGGCGCAGCCGGTCGCCCGGCTGCGTGGTGCGCGCCGGCCAGTCGGGGATGACGACCGTGCCACCGGTCACCAGGGCGGCGGCGAGGAACGGCTGGGCGTTGGACAGGTCCGGCTCGACGGTCAGGTCCCGGCCGAGCAGCGCGCCCGGGGTGACCCGCCAGACATTGGGCTCGCCGCCCGACTCCGGGGTGTCCACCTGGGCGCCGACCGCGCGCAGCATGTCGACGGTCATGCGGATGTGCGGCAGGGAGGGCAGCGTGGCGCCGGTGTGGCGGACCTCGACGCCCTGGTTGAAGCGCGGTGCGGAGAGCAGCAGCGCGCTCACGAACTGGGAGGACGACGACGCGTCGATCGCCACCGGGCCGCCGTCCAGCGCGCCACTGCCGTGCACGGTCAGCGGCAGCGCGCCGCGGCCGTCGTCGTCGATGCGGGCGCCGAGGGCGCGCAGGGCGTCGATCACGCCGTGCAGGGGGCGCTCGTACGAACGCGGGTCGCCGTCGAAGCGGATGGGGCCGTCGGCGAGCGCGGCCACCGGCGGCAGGAAGCGCATCACGGTGCCGGCGTTGCCGACATCGACCGTGGCCGGGCCGTGCAGTGCGGCGGGGATCACGCGCCAGGTCTCGCCGGAGCCGTCGGGGCCGCCCGCGACGGAGGAGCTGGACGACACTGTCTCCTCGATGCCGACGCCCATCGCGCGCAGGGCGGCGGCCATCAGCAAGGTGTCGCGTGAGCGCAGGGGGCGGCGCAGCCAGCCGGGCTCGGAGGCGAGGGCGGCGAGGACGAGGGCGCGGTTGGTGACCGACTTGGACCCGGGCACGTGGACCGTCGCGTCGACGGCTCCGCTCGCGTGCGGGGCGGGCCAGAGGGCGGTGTGTGCGGGGTTAACGGTCATGCGCCCACTTTAGTGGCTGGCCCAGGCCGGAGATCTTGATCAAATGCGGCGAAATCCGATCGAAACCGTTGTCTGTTATAGAGGGCGGAATGTGCCGTGCATATATGCACGGACTCCTTCCCGGACTCGGGTAAAACCTCATGCACGCACGCCTGAGGTCAGGCACGGTGCCGGCCCCGTCAGACCTCCAGCAGCCACCGTCCGCCCCCGATCAGCGAGCACAGCGACACCGCGTGGAACAGGAAGAGCCAGAGGGCCGCAGGCACATGGGTGAGCCGCGACAGTTGGTCCGCGTCCGAGTCCCCGGCACCTCCGCGCGCCCGCTTGGCCTGCAGTTCGAAAGCCGGCCGTACGCCGCCGACCAGCAGGAACCACACCACCGCGTACGCGAACGCCGCCTGCACCTGGGGACCGGCAAGCCATGAGACCAGCAGGAACGCCCCTCCGGTGAGGACCACGGTCAGCGCACCGTACGCGTTGCGGATCATCACCAGCATC
The Streptomyces sp. CGMCC 4.7035 DNA segment above includes these coding regions:
- the aroA gene encoding 3-phosphoshikimate 1-carboxyvinyltransferase, with protein sequence MTVNPAHTALWPAPHASGAVDATVHVPGSKSVTNRALVLAALASEPGWLRRPLRSRDTLLMAAALRAMGVGIEETVSSSSSVAGGPDGSGETWRVIPAALHGPATVDVGNAGTVMRFLPPVAALADGPIRFDGDPRSYERPLHGVIDALRALGARIDDDGRGALPLTVHGSGALDGGPVAIDASSSSQFVSALLLSAPRFNQGVEVRHTGATLPSLPHIRMTVDMLRAVGAQVDTPESGGEPNVWRVTPGALLGRDLTVEPDLSNAQPFLAAALVTGGTVVIPDWPARTTQPGDRLRQIFTEMGGSCELTERGLEFTGSGAVHGIDVDLGEVGELTPGIAAVAALADSPSTLRGVAHLRLHETDRLAALTKEINELGGDVTETADGLHIRPRRLHGGVFHTYDDHRMATAGAIIGLAVDGVQIENVATTAKTLPDFPDLWTGMLGN
- the rsgA gene encoding ribosome small subunit-dependent GTPase A, with the protein product MRRYGKHTDEDDIRTRPNRKGNRPRTNIRPKHEDAAEGMVLTVDRGRLTCLVDDRTVMAMKARELGRKAAVVGDRVALVGDLSGTKDTLARIVRIEERSSLLRRTADDDDPFERVVVANADQLAIVTALADPEPRPRLIDRCLVAAYDGGLEPLLVMTKSDLAPPDKLLELYGDLDIPYVVTSREELENGNAADRVREHLEGKITAFVGHSGVGKTTLVNALVPEDRRRTTGQVNAVTGRGRHTTTSALALPLRRTGDWVIDTPGVRSFGLAHIDPSRVIHAFPDLEPGTEGCPRACSHDEPDCALDDWVSEGHADPARLYSLRRLLSTRERKEGD